TCGTCACCGCACCACCCCGGTGCAGCCCCGCCCAGCCCCGCAGCATCCGGAAGAAGGGCTCGTCGCCCATCGCGCAGCGCACCGCGTGCAGGGTCAGCCCGCCGCGCTCGTAGAGCCGGTCGTCGAACATCGACTTACGGCCCGGGTCGGCCAGCCGCAGATCCTGCGGCAGCCCCGACAGCAACCGGTGCGCGGCGGCGGCGAGTTGCTGGGCGGAACGGCCGCCCGAGCGCTCCGACCACAGCCACTCCGCGTACTTCGCGAACCCCTCGTTGAGCCAGATGTGCCGCCAGTCGGCGATCGAGACACTGTTCCCGAACCACTGGTGCGCCAGCTCATGGGCGACCAGCCGCTCCGAACCCCGCGCCCCGTCCACATGGTTGGCGCCGAAGAGCGACAACCCCTGTGCCTCCACGGGCACATCGAGCTCCTCCTCCGTCACCACCACCGCGTACTCGTCGAACGGGTACGGGCCGAACAGCTCCTGGAAGAGGTCCATCATCTGCGGCTGGCGCGCGAAGTCCCGGGAGAACTCGGGAAGCAGCTGCGCCGGGATGTGCCCGTGCTGCGGCACCCCGCCGGGCCCCGGATCACCCAGCAGCACCGTCTGGTACTTGCCGATCGCCAGCCCTACCAGATAACTCGACGTCGGCGCCGACTGCTCGTACACCCAGGTCGTCGTGGAGGCACGGGTCGTCCGGGTCAGCAGTCTGCCGCCCGCGACCACCGCGTACGCCGACGGCGACGTGATCGAGATCTGGTACGACGCCTTGTCCGCCGGGCGGTCGTTGCACGGATACCAGGACGGCGCCCCGATCGGCTGGCTCGCCACCAGCGCCCCGTCCTCCAGCTCCTCCCAACCCAGGCCGCCCCACGGGCTGTTGACCGGCTTGGGATTGCCCGACCAGTGCACCTCGACGGTGAAGGCGGCCCCCGGGCGGACAGGCTTCGCGGGGCGGACCCGCAGCTTGCCGCCGCGGTGCGAGTAGTGCGGCTGCCGCCCGTCCACCCGCACCCGCCCGATCCTGAAGTCGGCAAGATTGAGCACGAACTCGGTGAGCGGCGAGCGGCCCGCTATGGCGTTGATCCGGGCCGTGCCGGACAGCCGGTTCGGGCCCGGACGGTAGTCCAGCGCGAGCTCGTACCGGTGCACCCGGTAGCGCGCGTCACCGTTGTCCGGGAAGTACGGGTCGGACCCCGCCGCCTGCTGAACCGCCACTGCCTCTTCTGCTCCCTGCGCCGTACTGCCACTCAGAGTGTCGCCCACGGGCTCTGAGCGGCCCGCGCTCAGGGACGCCATGCCTCGATCGGATTGCCGAGCCAACGGGTGTCGTCCGGCACGGACTCCGCGGCCATGACGAGCGACGCGGGACCCAGGGTCGTACGGGCCCCGATCGTGCTGCCGGGCAGCACGATCCCGCCAGGACCCAGCGTCGCGCCCTCACGGAGGACCACAGTATCCGTCCGCAAGATCCGGTCGTGGAAGAGGTGCGTCTGGAGCACACAGCCCCGGTTCACCGTCACCGCGTCCTCCAGCGTCACCAGATCCGTCTCCGGCAGCCAGTAGCTCTCCAACCAGACACCTTTGCCGACCCGCGCCCCGAGCCCCCGCAGCCACGCCGTCATCAACGGCGTACCCGGCACCGAACCCGCCAGCCACGGCACCGCCACGACCTCGACGAACGTGTCCGCCAGCTCGTTGCGCCACACGAAGGAACTCCACAGCGGATGCTCCCCGCTGCGATGCCGCCCCACGAGCAGCCACTTCGCCGCCATCGACACCAGCCCCGCCGCCGCACCGGCGGCGAGCAGGACGACTCCGGCGAGCAGCCAGGCCCACGGTCCCAGCACGCTCAGCGCGGCGATCGTCAGCACGGCCAGCCCGGCCGAGCAGAACACGGGCACGATCCGGCACAGCTCCACCAGCCCGCGCGCCCACAACAGCCGGGCCGAGGGCTCGTAGGTCCGGCTCTGGTCGCTGTCGGCCGCGCTGCGCGGCAGCTTCACCGGCGGCAGCCCCAGATACGACGTGCCCTTCTTCGCCTTCTTCGGCGTCGCCGACAGCACCCCGACCAGCCCGCCGTCCGGCACGGTCCGCCCCGGCCCGGTCATCCCGGAGTTCCCGAGGAACGCCCGCCGCCCGATCTCCGCCCGCCCGATCCTGACCCAGCCGCCACCCAGCTCGTACGGCGCGGTCAGCGTGTCGTCGGCCAGGAACGCGCCCTCACCGACCGTCGTCAGACTCGGCAGCGCCAGCACGGTCGACACCTCGGCACCCCGCCCGATCCGCATCCCGAGCAGCCGCAGCCACACCGGCGTGACCAGCCCGGCGTACAGCGGGAACAGCATCTCGCGCGAGCGGTCCATCAGCTGCGTGACCGTCCACGCCTGCCATCCGACCCGGCTGTGCGTCGGATACGTCCCCTCCCGCAACCCCAGGCTCAGCAGTCGTACGGCGACCAGGAGCACCAGCGCGTACGCGAGCCCGAAGGCGAGAGTGGCCGGGACGAGGGCGAGGAACGCACCCGACAAAGGAGCGTCCCCGGCGATGAAGGGCCGGGCCGCCAGGAACGCGGCGCCGCCCGCCAGCGCGGGAAGCAGGCTGAGCGCGAGACCGGTGACGCCGTACATCACCCGCCAGTACGTGCCCCGCACCGGCCGTTCCTTCGGCCAGTTGCGCTTGGCCTTGCCGAGCTTGACCGCGGGCGCGCCCGCCCAGCGCTGACCGGTCGGGATCTGCCCGCTGACCGCGGACCCCGGCGCCACCTCGGCCCGCTTACCGACCCGGGAGCCCGGGAACAGGATGCTGCGCGTGCCGATGACGGCGTGCCCGCCCACCCTGACCGGGCCGATCTCCAGCCGGTCGCCGTCCAGCCACCAGCCGGACAGGTCCACCTCGGACTCCACCGCGGCGCCGCGGCCCAGCTTGAGCATGCCGGTGACCGGCGGCAGCGAGTGCAGGTCCACGTCCGGGCCGATCCTGGCGCCCAGCGCCCGCGCGTACCGCTCCAGCCACGAGCCGGTCAGCGAGGTCGCCCCGGTGTACTCGGCGAGCCGCTCGGCGGTCCACAGCCGCAGGTGGACGCTTCCTCCGCGCTTGTAGCGGCCGGGCCGGACGCCTCGCAGCAGCAGCCGGGCCCCGCCCGCGGCGATCGCGAGCCGTCCGGGCGGGCTGTACAGCAGCAGGGCACCGGCCCCGACCAGCCACCAGGAGGCGGACGGCAGCCAGCCGTAGGCAGGCAGGAGGTTCCCGAGGGCAGCCAGCGGCACCATCCAGCGCAGACCCAGCAGGGTGAACAGGGGGAGCAGAACGAGGAGTTGGATCACCTGGGCGCCGAGCGGCACCGGCGCGATCACCCGCGCGGCCCCGTCGTCCTGCGCGGACTCCTCCAGGTGGCGGGCCAGCTTCCGCAGGGTGGGCTGCTGGTAGATGTCGAGGACGGCCGCGCTCGGGTAGCGGGTGCGCAGCCGGGTGGTCAGCTGGGCGGCGGCCAGGCTGGAGCCGCCTATGGCGAAGAAGTCGTCGCGGGCAGTGGCGACCGGCATCCCGAGGACCTCGGCCCACTGCTCGGCGAGCCAGGCCTCGGTGCCGTACAACTGCTCCTTGGGACCGCCTGTTTCGAGCCCTTCCAGGGGCCAGGGCAGCGCGTCGCGGTCCACCTTGCCGGAGGTCCGCGTCGGCAGCTCGTCGACCGGCGCGAGCAACGGCACCAGCGCGGCGGGCAGTTCGGCACGCAGCTTCTTCACGGCCGCCGCCTGGTCCCAGCCGTCCTGCGTGACGACATAGCCGACCAGCAGCTGATTGCCGCCGCGTGCGGTCCGTACGGCGGCCGCGGCTCCGGCGACACCCGGCAACGCCTGGAGCGCGGCGTCGACTTCACCGAGCTCGATCCGTCGCCCGCCGAGCTTGATCTGCTCGTCGGCCCGCCCGAGGAAGACGAGCCCCTCGGGCTCCGCCTGCACCAGGTCCCCGCTGCGGTACGCGCGTTCCCAGCCCAGCGACTCCAGCGGAGCGTACTTCTCCGCGTCCTTCTCGGCGTCCAGATAGCGCGCCAGCCCGACCCCGCCGATCACCAACTGCCCACTGGCGCCCATGGGTACGGGCTCGCCGGCCTCGTCGACGACCGCCAACTCCCAGCCGCGCAACGGCAGTCCGATCCGGATCGGCTCCTCGCCGGTCATCAGCGCGGCGCAGGCCACGACGGTCGCCTCGGTCGGCCCGTAGGTGTTCCACACCTCGCGCCCCTCGGTCACCAGCCGCTGCGCCAGCTCGGGCGGGCAGGCCTCACCGCCGAAGATCAGCAGCCGTACGTCGTTGAGCGTCTCCGGCTCCCAGAGCGCGGCGAGCGTCGGCACCGTCGACACGACGCTGATCTCCTGCTCGACCAGCCAGGGCCCGAGATCGGCCCCGCTCCTGACCTGCGCCCGCGGCACCGGCACCAGACAGGCCCCGTACCGCCACGCCAGCCACATCTCCTCGCAGGACGCGTCGAAGGCGACCGACAGGCCCGCCATGACCCTGTCACCCGGAGCGATGGGCTCGTCGGTGAGGAACAGTGCCGCCTCGGCGTCCACGAACGCGGCGGCGCTGCGATGACTGACGGCGACGCCCTTCGGCTTCCCGGTGGACCCGGAGGTGAAGATGATCCACGCGTCGTGCTCGACCCCGGGCCGCGCGGCGGGTGTCTCACCGCGCCCGGTGACGGTCAGCTCGTGCCGGGCCCCGATGACGGCCCGTACCTGCGCCTCCCCGAACACCAGCTCGGCCCGCTCGTCCGGATCCTCGGCGTCCACCGGCACATAGGCGGCACCGGCGGCCAGTACGGCGAGAACGGCGACGTAGAGATCATTGGTCCCGGACGGAACCCGCACCCCCACCCGGTCCCCGAGCCCGACCCCGGCCGCCGCGAGGCTGCGCCGCAGCCGCTCCACCTCGACGGCCAGCGCGCGGTAGGTGAGGCAGGTCGTGCCGTCGTCCAGGGCGGGCTCGTCGGGGTAGGCGCGCACCGACGCGTCGAAGATGTCGACGAGCGTGCGCGGAGAGGCCGCAGGCCCCCCGGAGAGACGTGCCGTGTCCCCGAACCGCTCGCGGATCTCCTCGTCGAGCAGGCCGAGAGCACTGCTCTCGTGAATGGCTGCCATCGGTCCTCGCGTCTCGATCCGGAGAGCCCCCGGGCGCTGGCGGGCCCGCAGGTCTGCCTGGGGTTGTCCGGGTCCAGCTCGTAACAAGCCGGAAATTTTAGTACGACGCTAGGTCCGGACCCCTTGGGCAGCCACTGGAGAGGCCCGTCCGGGTGGGTACCCGAACGGGCCGCACACCGTCTGACCTGCGGAACCCGGCGGTGGACGAGACATGCCCCACATCACCCAAGAGCTCCGAGAACAGGCGGAGTTGGTGCTTTTGTTTACTTGGCGTACGTCTCGAATTCAGCGACCTGTGGGGTGCCGTTCGCGCTGCTGATCACGAAGGTGAGCTTCTTCAGCGAGGTCGAGGCGAAGGAGATCGTGCCCGCGCCGGTGCCGGAGGTCACAACCGTGCCGGTGTCGCCGTTGAGGACCTGCCAGGAGCCGATGCGGCCCGCGGCGGCGGAGGTCTCCTTGATGACGGCCTTCGAGACGGTGGTGGCCGAGCCCCACTTGATGGAGACGCTGCCGGTCGAGCCGCTCGGGGACCAGTAGGTGCTCGTATCACCGTCACGGACGTTGCCGTAGCTGGTGCCGTCGGCCTTGCTGGAGCCGTCGGAACCCGCGCCGATGCTGAGGTTGGTGCCGGTGGGCGTGGTGGCGGTCGCGGTGGGCGTCGCCGTGGGCGTGGCCGTGGCGGTCGGCGTCGCGGTGGCCGTGGGGGTCGTCGCCGTGCAGCTGCCGTCCGACACCGCGAGGCCCTTGCCCGCGCCCGCCGTCTTGGCCACGATCGCCGGGACGCAGGACGCCTGGTCCAGGGTGTAGGCGTACGGGATGCTCACCGAGGTGTTGGACACCGGGTTCGGGCCCGCCGGGTTGTTCTCGTCCCCGGGGGAGGACCAGGTCACGTTGTCGAAGACGTTGCCGCTGACCTGCCAGTACCCGGCGAGGTCGGTGTAGAAGGTGCCGAGGACGTCCTTGGAGTCCTCGAAGTAGTTGTTGTCCACCTTCGCCTTCGCGCCGGCCCGCGAGTTGATGCCGGACTCGTTCAGGCTCACGTAGTGGTTGTTGTACATGTGCGCCGTGCCGCCGCGCAGCAGGGGCGCACGGGAGTCGATGTTCTCGTACAGGTTGTGGTGGAACGTGACATAGCTGCTGGAGAGGTCGCTGTCGCTGGAGTTGATGAGCCCGCCGCGGCCCGAGTTGCGCAGCGTGCTGTACGACAGCGTGACGTACTGGGTGTTGGCCTTCAGGTCGAACAGGCCGTCGTAGCCCTCCGATTCGCCGCCGGAGGCGAGGAGCGAGACGTGGTCGACCCAGACGTTGTGGACATCGCTCTCCATGCCGATGGCATCACCGCCGTTGGAGGTGGGCGAGCCCGACTTCTTGACGTTCTGGACGGTCACGTTCTGGATGATGATGTTGCTGGACTCCCGGACGTGGATGCCCAGTTGGTCGAAGACGGCACCGCTGCCCACGCCGACGAGCGTGACGTTGCTGATCTGCTTCAGCTCGATCACGCCGTCCGCCGTGTTGCAGCTGCCGCCGGAGACCTTGCTGGTGTTGGCGTGGTTGATGGTGCCCTCGACCTGGATGGTGATCGGGGTGCTGCTGCTGGCCCGGCCGCACAGGGCCTGGTGGATCTGGGTGCCGGTGGTGGCCTTGACGGTCGTCCCGCCCGCCCCGCCGGTGGTCCCGCCGTTCTGTGTCGCGTAGCCGGTGGCGCCCGGGGTGGCCGCGGAGGCCTCCGGCATCACCAGGGCCGTGCCGGCCGCGGCCACCAGGCCAAGCCCGGCCATCGCCGCGTACAGCTTCGGGGAACGTGCACGTGCTCGTCTCATCCGCTTCATCCCTGTTCGTCCCTGAAGGGGGGTGCTGGATGGTGCTGTGTGTCAGGGAGTGGTCACCGCGGACGGCGCGGAGGTTGCCGACCTGGCGGCGGAGATTTCACGAATGTTGGGGAAAAGCAAAAAACCCCTGATCAACAGGGGTTTCAGCTGGTGTCCGAGGGGGGACTTGAACCCCCACGCCCGATAAAGGGCACTAGCACCTCAAGCTAGCGCGTCTGCCATTCCGCCACCCGGACAAGGTGTCTGTCGCGCGGGTTTCCCTCGCGGCGACAGAGAAAACATTACCAGGCTTTCGAGGTGCTCCGATCACCCCCTCGCTCCCGCGTGAACGGCGTGTGACGGACCGGGTCCGGTCTTGGGCACAGCCGGTCGGAGAGAGAGGATGAGGGGAACCACCAGCAGGTACAGCGGGAGGAACCAGCGTGAGCGGGACGGACACGACCAGGCACGTCACCGGCGAGGACGAGGTCGTGGACCTCTGCCGCGAGCTGATCCAGATCGACACCAGCAACTACGGCGACCACTCGGGGCCGGGCGAGCGCAAGGCGGCCGAGTACGTCGCCGAGAAGCTCGCCGAGGTGGGCCTCGACCCGCAGATCTTCGAATCGCACCAGGGGCGTGCCTCCACGGTCGCCCGCATCGAGGGTGAGGACCCCTCCAAGCCCGCGCTGCTCATCCACGGCCACACCGACGTCGTACCGGCCAACGCGGCGGACTGGACCCACCACCCGTTCTCCGGTGAGGTCGCGGACGGGTGCGTATGGGGCCGGGGCGCCGTCGACATGAAGGACATGGACGCGATGACCCTCGCGGTCGTCCGCGACCGGCTGCGCAGCGGGCGCAAGCCCCCGCGCGACATCGTCCTCGCCTTCCTCGCCGACGAGGAGGCCGGCGGCACGTACGGCGCCCGGTACCTCGTCGACAAGCACCCCGACCTTTTCGAGGGCGTCACCGAGGCGATCGGCGAGGTCGGCGGGTTCTCCTTCACCGTCAACGAGAACCTGCGGCTCT
This DNA window, taken from Streptomyces sp. NBC_00663, encodes the following:
- a CDS encoding M1 family metallopeptidase, translated to MAVQQAAGSDPYFPDNGDARYRVHRYELALDYRPGPNRLSGTARINAIAGRSPLTEFVLNLADFRIGRVRVDGRQPHYSHRGGKLRVRPAKPVRPGAAFTVEVHWSGNPKPVNSPWGGLGWEELEDGALVASQPIGAPSWYPCNDRPADKASYQISITSPSAYAVVAGGRLLTRTTRASTTTWVYEQSAPTSSYLVGLAIGKYQTVLLGDPGPGGVPQHGHIPAQLLPEFSRDFARQPQMMDLFQELFGPYPFDEYAVVVTEEELDVPVEAQGLSLFGANHVDGARGSERLVAHELAHQWFGNSVSIADWRHIWLNEGFAKYAEWLWSERSGGRSAQQLAAAAHRLLSGLPQDLRLADPGRKSMFDDRLYERGGLTLHAVRCAMGDEPFFRMLRGWAGLHRGGAVTTTAFTAHAARFAPEPLDDVFDAWVFGAELPPLPMPETRAAG
- a CDS encoding Pls/PosA family non-ribosomal peptide synthetase, producing MAAIHESSALGLLDEEIRERFGDTARLSGGPAASPRTLVDIFDASVRAYPDEPALDDGTTCLTYRALAVEVERLRRSLAAAGVGLGDRVGVRVPSGTNDLYVAVLAVLAAGAAYVPVDAEDPDERAELVFGEAQVRAVIGARHELTVTGRGETPAARPGVEHDAWIIFTSGSTGKPKGVAVSHRSAAAFVDAEAALFLTDEPIAPGDRVMAGLSVAFDASCEEMWLAWRYGACLVPVPRAQVRSGADLGPWLVEQEISVVSTVPTLAALWEPETLNDVRLLIFGGEACPPELAQRLVTEGREVWNTYGPTEATVVACAALMTGEEPIRIGLPLRGWELAVVDEAGEPVPMGASGQLVIGGVGLARYLDAEKDAEKYAPLESLGWERAYRSGDLVQAEPEGLVFLGRADEQIKLGGRRIELGEVDAALQALPGVAGAAAAVRTARGGNQLLVGYVVTQDGWDQAAAVKKLRAELPAALVPLLAPVDELPTRTSGKVDRDALPWPLEGLETGGPKEQLYGTEAWLAEQWAEVLGMPVATARDDFFAIGGSSLAAAQLTTRLRTRYPSAAVLDIYQQPTLRKLARHLEESAQDDGAARVIAPVPLGAQVIQLLVLLPLFTLLGLRWMVPLAALGNLLPAYGWLPSASWWLVGAGALLLYSPPGRLAIAAGGARLLLRGVRPGRYKRGGSVHLRLWTAERLAEYTGATSLTGSWLERYARALGARIGPDVDLHSLPPVTGMLKLGRGAAVESEVDLSGWWLDGDRLEIGPVRVGGHAVIGTRSILFPGSRVGKRAEVAPGSAVSGQIPTGQRWAGAPAVKLGKAKRNWPKERPVRGTYWRVMYGVTGLALSLLPALAGGAAFLAARPFIAGDAPLSGAFLALVPATLAFGLAYALVLLVAVRLLSLGLREGTYPTHSRVGWQAWTVTQLMDRSREMLFPLYAGLVTPVWLRLLGMRIGRGAEVSTVLALPSLTTVGEGAFLADDTLTAPYELGGGWVRIGRAEIGRRAFLGNSGMTGPGRTVPDGGLVGVLSATPKKAKKGTSYLGLPPVKLPRSAADSDQSRTYEPSARLLWARGLVELCRIVPVFCSAGLAVLTIAALSVLGPWAWLLAGVVLLAAGAAAGLVSMAAKWLLVGRHRSGEHPLWSSFVWRNELADTFVEVVAVPWLAGSVPGTPLMTAWLRGLGARVGKGVWLESYWLPETDLVTLEDAVTVNRGCVLQTHLFHDRILRTDTVVLREGATLGPGGIVLPGSTIGARTTLGPASLVMAAESVPDDTRWLGNPIEAWRP
- a CDS encoding pectate lyase family protein encodes the protein MRRARARSPKLYAAMAGLGLVAAAGTALVMPEASAATPGATGYATQNGGTTGGAGGTTVKATTGTQIHQALCGRASSSTPITIQVEGTINHANTSKVSGGSCNTADGVIELKQISNVTLVGVGSGAVFDQLGIHVRESSNIIIQNVTVQNVKKSGSPTSNGGDAIGMESDVHNVWVDHVSLLASGGESEGYDGLFDLKANTQYVTLSYSTLRNSGRGGLINSSDSDLSSSYVTFHHNLYENIDSRAPLLRGGTAHMYNNHYVSLNESGINSRAGAKAKVDNNYFEDSKDVLGTFYTDLAGYWQVSGNVFDNVTWSSPGDENNPAGPNPVSNTSVSIPYAYTLDQASCVPAIVAKTAGAGKGLAVSDGSCTATTPTATATPTATATPTATPTATATTPTGTNLSIGAGSDGSSKADGTSYGNVRDGDTSTYWSPSGSTGSVSIKWGSATTVSKAVIKETSAAAGRIGSWQVLNGDTGTVVTSGTGAGTISFASTSLKKLTFVISSANGTPQVAEFETYAK